A segment of the Penaeus monodon isolate SGIC_2016 chromosome 38, NSTDA_Pmon_1, whole genome shotgun sequence genome:
tcatcatcatcatcatcatcatcatcatcatcatcatcatcatcatcatcatcatcatcatcatcatcatcatcatcatcatcatcaccctcatcatcatcatcacatcatcatcatcgccatcacatcatcatcatcatcatcatcatcatttttaaattattattattatcattattattattattattaagttattattattttattaaattttgttttttatcatctcatcatcatcatcacatcatccaatcatcacatcatcatcatcatcatcatcatcatcatcatcatcatggacaTTGCTTTTACTATCATCATACTTGCATATAATCTCAAGCTTCATGAATATTTCTGTAATGAGTCCAACGTGTCCTGCGAAAGAGAGCATTGAATGGCCGAGAGACAAAAGCTGGATGGAGTGGATTTTTATGATGAGTCAGCTTTAGCGCTGTCTTAGTGTGAATGCTCTGCGCTCTCTTGTCAGGAAAAAGATATTGGTGACTGATCAGACTCTCATTCGAAAGACTTGGCTCTCTGCATGCATAAAGCTTCCATACACTTGACAtgtctgcacacacatacacactcaaatacacagacacacacacacacacacacacacacacaggcacatacacacacacacacacaggcgcacacacacacacacacacacacacacacacacacacacacacacacacacacaccacacacacacccaccacacacacacacacacacacacacacaacacacacccacacacacacacacacacacacacacacacacacacacaccacacaccacaaacacacacacacacacaggtgcaccaacacacacacagcacacacacacacaaacatgcacacacacacacagcacaacacacaccacacacacacacacacacacacaacacacagcacacacacaccaccacacacagaggcacacacacaccccacaaggcaccacacacccacatacagcaaaccacacccacaaaggcacacacacaccacagccagtcacacaccacacatccacaccggcacacacacaccccacaggcacactacacacccacacaaacaccacacacccaacacaacccccacacacacggcaCCCACAGTCACAACACACACCGACgaccacacagcaacacacacatacacacaacccaacGAGAGTTCTAACAACACACCATTAgtgcaaacacacaccccaaccgcacacacacacacccgcacagcgcacacacaccacacacaaacacacacacacccaacaccacacacacactacacacaccacacacacaacacacacacacacacaaaacaaacacccacgaCACATTttccacacagaacacacacacccacacatgtcaaatacaaaacacacatattcacaaaaaaacatgggaaacagcaacacacagcaccacacacacaacgcaccacacacacatcacataccccacacacacacaccaagcaccgacaaacatcacacacacagcacacacactcctcacacatatgcacaacaACCCCACGACACTccacacatcaacaacaacacacaccacacacatatgcacatcgGAATAACTTTTAATCTCAATCTTTTCCTCTTACCCCCTTCTAACCcttacattgtgtttttttaagTTGGCTGCTAATGGTGCCCGCACTTCCCTTCATCACTACTAGATTCATAGAAATGTTGCTGTCAAGTAAGTTTCTCCTAAACTTTTGGAGTCAGGAATATGTGACATTTTTGTAAGGTTAATGGATAAGGAGTCGTTATCTTCCATTGTTCATTATTCATAATTTGACATGGAATAGTATTGTCATGTAACAGAAATATTCCTTGACCTTCCAGACTTAAAAAGCCTGTACAGAGGACGTTATGTGAATGTGGGCTGCACGGTTGGCGCAGAGGAGTCGCACATCTGGACTCTGAGCTTTAATGAAGAGTCAACCAAAATCCCCCTGGTGCTTCTGCATGGCTTTGGCTCAGGGGTGGGCTTGTGGTGCCTCAATTATGATGCATTGGCTGCCAAGAGACCCGTCTATGCCATTGACATTGTTGGTACGTGGGTGGGCTGCAGTCTGGTGCAGGGTGTGAGAATTGGCCTGATGTGTAGGATTAGATTACATTTCCttctgttatatttatttatttattttttgtgtatatatgaggtAGTCTGTACTGAATCTGAGCCTGTACTGCATGATGTTCATTCATGATGAGTTTACTATGAGACAAGTTGGAATACTCATTCAGGCAAAAGTCAGAAGGGCAGAAATATTCTGTCACTAATACCTTCCTTCTAACATGTCCCATTTTGCTTTTCGTGTTAGGTTTTGGCCGCAGTTCTCGACCACAGTTTACACGTGACCCTCTGGAGGCTGAGAGGGAGTTCATCACAACCATTGAAGCGTGGAGGGAGAAGATGAACCTGGAAAAGTTCATTCTGTTGGGTCATTCCTTTGGTGGCTTTCTGGCTGCCTCCTACTCCATCAAACATCCTGAAaggtaagaattttttttcttattattatttttagagagATGTTTTTCTCATAACCTTTTTAACTAACATTAGTCACTGTCTCAGGCTGATGTGACCCATGTATGAATTGAAATATGGGCCTTTTTTCCCAATGTTTTTCAGTTTACTACAGAATGTGTATAGTCACCTAGTGTTATTTACAGTTGGCTTCACTGTGTAGGTCTTTAAACTTGAGGAAGCCATTTTGAtacaaaggagaaggaaagtaaaaaaaaaaaaatgcatttgaatttttgtgtctttgtgtgtatggatgtttgagagtgtttgtgtgtgattgcatgcagcagtgtgtttgtgtgctacaTGTTAACTTTCAGCCCAATACCTTCCCTGTTCACAGGGTTCCCCCTCATCCTGGCTGACCCTGTGATTCCTGAACGGCCCTTGATGTTGGCAGAAACTCAACCATTCCGCTGTGGGTGCGAGCCATTGGTGCCATACTTCAACCCTTCAACCCACTCTTCATTGTCAGAACAGCTGGCCCATGGGGTGAGTGCTCTCAAGTCTCTTTCCTGGGGAGGAACATGCTTAGGCTTGGCTGCATGTTTGTGGCAGTTTTTATAATTGTCACATTAAGAGAAGATGTTGCTGTCAAGCGTGGGTGAGCTGAACGAAATTATTGCAcactataaatgtgtatgtatatatgtatgtatatatatatgaaagaagaattgccattgcccaaaatgccacaatttctctcaataacatctggaaagaccgaagcattaccttacggacaaagctgaggttattgaactcattagttttcccaattgcatcatatggttctgagtgtttggtgCTGAGTagataagacaagaaaaagatcatagttttttgaatgtggtgttacagacgagtactgcgtattagctagacagagaagaagaaccgaatgatgagtgctgagaaaaaataattgtaatacggctgttggacattttaaacaggggaaattaaagtttattggtcctgtgattagaagtaaaagtattgagaaggacttgctgacgggatggtgataggaaacagagaataGGCAAACCGAAGCCAGACTAGTGACaactcaaagatatttgcgaggCTGCGAtgttacatataagtatatattattatgatattacgtCATTATATAtcgtgatgttatatatatatagtatatattatatatattgagcctatatataatatacatatatatatatatatatatatacacattatatatatatatatatacatatatatatatatatatatattatatatcttatataatatatattatatacaatatatatatatatatacttatatatatctaatacttagACATATATAGAactttatcatatctatataatatatatagatatatagattatatatcttataatatatatatatatatattatatatatatatatatatatatatgttgatgattcaccggagatacaAGGAAGAAACCATTGCCAAAGGCACCGCAGTTGCTCCGATAACatctgaaagaccgaagcattaccttaccgGACAAAGCTGAGAGTTAttgactcattagtttttccccaattgcatcataatggtttctgagtgttgtgttgagtagatagacaagaaaaagatcatgtttttgaatgtggtgttacagccGAGTACTGCGTAAGTAGATGGACAGAGAGAACGAATGGATGAAGTGCTGAgcaaataattgtaaagaccgactgttggacatctgaacagaggaaattaaagtttattggtcaagtaaatgagaagtaaaagtattgagaaaaacttgctgacagggatcgtaggggaaacagaggagaggcaaccgagacaaactgagcgacaatatcaaagatatttgcgggctgtcgatggtacaagtggaagaaaagcgtaagatcgagtttgtggccaaggatggtgagaggtccacggctgctcaagcatgagcatacgttgtttgatgatgatatattatatatatatatatagtatatatatattatatatatataatatataatatatctagataaggcccggtggccgaatgttagagcttTGGACTCAGACATGTCACGTACGGCAATCATGATTcgaatggttcgagtcaccgaccgccgcgtttttggttcccttgggcaaggaacttccacctcgattgcctacctagccacgggttgccaagccagccaagtcaagtgctggtcccaacgccgcgggataaatatagagaatgatttacctaaaaggtactaccTTCACtgctccgtgaaaggaactggggacctaccgcgttactcactccaatatcatccaacatgaaaacta
Coding sequences within it:
- the LOC119597140 gene encoding (Lyso)-N-acylphosphatidylethanolamine lipase-like, whose amino-acid sequence is MANMEEYNESLWPVIYEDREEEMETCQLTLDPEAADDWLLMVPALPFITTRFIEMLLSNLKSLYRGRYVNVGCTVGAEESHIWTLSFNEESTKIPLVLLHGFGSGVGLWCLNYDALAAKRPVYAIDIVGFGRSSRPQFTRDPLEAEREFITTIEAWREKMNLEKFILLGHSFGGFLAASYSIKHPER